One stretch of Dehalococcoidia bacterium DNA includes these proteins:
- a CDS encoding MerR family transcriptional regulator gives MPQESDTGPETTPAEEPTYVISVAAKMVGVAAQTLRYYERQGLVQPQRSQGKIRLYCQSEVDRLRRIKGLIDDLGVNLAGVEVILRMADRMAAMERAMREVSTELEQLRQAPTRTEGNAEGRLKE, from the coding sequence ATGCCCCAAGAGAGTGACACGGGACCTGAGACCACGCCGGCGGAAGAGCCTACGTATGTCATCAGCGTGGCCGCCAAGATGGTGGGCGTCGCGGCGCAGACCCTTCGCTACTACGAGCGTCAGGGACTGGTGCAGCCGCAGCGCTCCCAGGGCAAGATACGACTCTACTGCCAAAGCGAAGTTGACCGGCTACGGCGCATCAAAGGCCTTATAGACGACCTGGGGGTGAACCTGGCGGGGGTTGAGGTGATTCTGCGGATGGCGGACCGCATGGCGGCGATGGAGCGCGCCATGCGCGAGGTGTCCACGGAACTGGAGCAGTTGCGCCAGGCGCCAACGCGCACGGAAGGCAACGCCGAGGGGAGACTGAAGGAGTAA